The Chrysemys picta bellii isolate R12L10 chromosome 12, ASM1138683v2, whole genome shotgun sequence genome has a segment encoding these proteins:
- the LOC101939528 gene encoding zinc finger protein 271-like, with protein MEQRKKLWTPDLQESEEPELLSDVCTAGDGTGSESEEETPQQEGPEPVEPHGVVSGRAEGDVSQSPEQGNPRGTGKSRSSHPGRGINQLKDVGKRPYRCEDCGKSFSSSSALIIHRRIHTGERPYKCPECGNSFNQNSALIAHRRIHTGEKPYECPDCRKRFSHGSTLIKHQRTHTGEKPYRCEECGKCFSIRSTHVRHQKTHTGERPYVCGECGKSFSDSSYFVQHQRVHMGDMPYACRDCGKNFIWSSALLRHRRIHTGEKPYICGDCGKSFSENSTLLRHRRIHTGEKHYKCTQCGKSFNDSSSLMRHQRVHTGERPYQCPQCSKSFVDSSTLICHQRTHTGERPYTCPDCGKSFTESSTLITHHRVHTGERPYTCPDCGKSFSQSSNLVTHQRIHTGERPYACAQCGKSFYRSSDLIRHHRTHTGEKHYKCPTPETESGGSTGRVRAAASAAVTEHPSGSSLLLSARRSGAELPGSDAAAASIVSRDPGLSRCCSAGCVRGESFPSAPLCPAGGTFSGGWNQPLGQPRALPTPAPEPEPAGFPISKSDMISRLECEEKPWVPDLQRCEEKEILRNIHTGSGTVSGNNEENLQQEGPDQVEPYTMVSGRAEGHVSQSPEQGEVRERKRRPERPQRNQPGGRWGKSTQRSRRVEEIRDIVQPRIPAGEGPFTCGECGKSFRWRSVLIIHQKIHMGENPYKCLDCEKSFSKSSDLNLHQRIHLGQKSYICTDCGKSFPQYHLLTSHQRTHTGERPYKCPECGKSFSQSSHLVIHQRTHTGERPYKCLTCERCFGDRSQFKTHQRIHTGEKPYKCPQCEKSFSRNSYLVIHQRTHTGERPYKCPDCGKSFSDKSHFNTHQRIHTGEMPYKCPECGKSFRRRSYLVTHHRTHTGERPYICLTCAKTFSDRSHFRKHQRTHTGERPYKCPECGKGFCLRSDLIIHQRTHTGERPYKCTECGKTFTRSTYLFSHQRIHTGEKPQKCSN; from the exons ATGGAGCAGAGGAAAAAGCTGTGGACCCCAGATCTGCAGGAGTCTGAGGAACCGGAACTCCTGAGTGATGTctgcacag caggtgaTGGTACGGGGAGTGAGAGCGAGGAGGAGACCCCTCAGCAGGAAGGTCCCGAGCCAGTGGAACCACATGGCGTGGTATCAGGAAGAGCCGAAGGGGACGTTTcccagagtcctgagcagggaAATCCTCGAGGGACAGGGAAGAGCAGATCATCCCACCCGGGCAGAGGTATCAATCAGCTCAAAGATGTTGGGAAGCGGCCCTACCGGTGTGAGgactgcgggaaaagcttcagcagcagctcagccCTCATCATCCACCGGCGGATTCACACCGGGGAGAGACCCTACAAGTGCCCTGAGTGTGGGAACAGCTTCAACCAGAACTCGGCGCTGATCGCACACCGGCGCATCCACACTGGCGAGAAGCCATATGAGTGCCCCGACTGCAGGAAGCGCTTCAGCCACGGCTCCACCCTCATCAAGCACCAACGCACCCACACGGGTGAGAAGCCCTACCGGTGCGAGGAGTGCGGGAAGTGCTTCAGCATCCGCTCGACCCATGTGCGGCACCAGAAGACCCACACGGGCGAGCGGCCCTACGTCTGCGGGGAGTGCGGCAAGAGCTTCAGCGACAGCTCCTACTTCGTGCAGCACCAGCGGGTCCACATGGGCGACATGCCTTACGCCTGCCGGGACTGCGGGAAGAACTTCATCTGGAGCTCAGCCCTGCTGCGGCACCGGCGCATCCACACCGGCGAGAAGCCCTACATCTGTGGCgactgcgggaagagcttcagcgAGAACTCCACCCTGCTGCGGCACCGGCGCATCCACACCGGCGAGAAGCACTACAAGTGCACccagtgcgggaagagcttcaatGACAGCTCCTCCCTCATGCGGCACCAGCGTGTCCACACTGGGGAGCGCCCCTACCAGTGCCCCCAGTGTAGCAAGAGCTTCGTGGACAGCTCCACCCTCATCTGCCACCAGCGCACTCACACCGGCGAGCGCCCCTACACCTGCCCCGACTGCGGCAAGAGCTTCACCGAGAGCTCTACCCTCATCACCCACCACCGCGTGCACACGGGCGAGCGACCCTACACCTGTCCCGACTGCGGCAAGAGCTTCAGCCAGAGCTCCAACCTCGTCACCCACCAGCGCATCCACACTGGCGAGCGCCCCTACGCCTGTGCccagtgcgggaagagcttctaCCGCAGCTCGGACCTCATCCGACACCACAGGACCCATACGGGGGAGAAGCACTATAAGTGCCCTACT CCGGAAACAGAGTCTGGGGGGAGTacgggcagagtgagggcagcggcTTCAGCAGCTGTTACTGAGCATCCGTCTGGCTCCAGCCTCCTGCTCTCCGCCCGCAGATCCGGGGCTGAGCTTCCCGGGTCAGACGCTGCTGCCGCCTCCATTGTGAGCCGGGATCCCGGGTTGAGCCGCTGCTGCTCCGCGGGGTGTGTGCGGGGAGAGTCTTTCCCTAGcgcccctctgtgcccagccggGGGGACTTTCTCCGGGGGCTGGAatcagcccctggggcagccccgagctctgccgacaccagcccctgagccggagcctgcag GATTTCCAATTTCCAAATCTGACATGATCTCCCGGCTGGAATGTGAGGAGAAGCCATGGGTCCCTGATCTCCAACGTTGCGAGGAAAAAGAAATCCTGAGAAATATTCACACAG gtaGTGGGACGGTGAGTGGGAACAACGAAGAAAATCTTCAGCAGGAAGGTCCTGATCAAGTGGAACCATACACGATGGTATCGGGAAGAGCCGAAgggcatgtttcccagagtcctgagcagggagAAGTCCGTGAGAGGAAGCGGAGGCCAGAGAGGCCGCAGAGAAACCAGCCAGGGGGTAGATGGGGTAAATCCACTCAGAGGAGCAGAAGGGTAGAGGAAATCAGAGATATTGTTCAACCGAGAATCCCTGCTGGAGAGGGACCCTTCACCTGCGGtgagtgtgggaagagcttcCGTTGGAGATCCGTTCTTATTATTCACCAGAAAATCCACATGGGAGAAAACCCCTATAAGTGCCTGGACTGTGAGAAAAGCTTCAGCAAGAGCTCAGACCTCAATCTTCACCAGAGAATTCACTTGGGGCAGAAATCCTACATATGCactgactgtgggaaaagtttccctCAGTACCACCTCCTTACTTCccatcagagaacccacacgggagagagaccctacaaaTGCCCCgagtgtgggaagagcttcagtCAGAGTTCACACCTTGTCATTCACCAGAGAACCCACACTGGGGAGAGACCCTACAAATGCCTGACCTGCGAGAGATGTTTCGGTGATAGGTCGCAATTTAAGACCCACCAgaggatccacacgggagagaagcCCTACAAATGCCCACAGTGCGAGAAAAGCTTCAGTCGGAACTCGTACCTAGTTATAcaccagagaacccacacaggagagcgaCCCTACAAATGCCCCgactgcgggaaaagcttcagtgacaAGTCACATTTTAATACACACcagcgaatccacacaggagagatgccCTACAAATGTcccgagtgtgggaaaagcttcaggaGGCGCTCGTACCTGGTTACACACCACAGAACCCACACGGGGGAGAGACCTTACATATGCCTGACCTGTGCAAAAACCTTCAGTGATCGATCTCATTTTAGAAAACACCAGAgaacccacacgggagagagGCCCTACAAATGCCCCGAGTGCGGGAAAGGCTTCTGTCTGCGTTCGGACCTTATTATACACCAGAGAACCCACACGGGAGAGCGGCCCTATAAGTGCaccgagtgtgggaaaaccttcactcgGAGCACCTACCTTTtttcacatcagagaatccacacaggggagaaaccacAGAAGTGTTCTAACTAG